A window from Chlamydia gallinacea 08-1274/3 encodes these proteins:
- the mtaB gene encoding tRNA (N(6)-L-threonylcarbamoyladenosine(37)-C(2))-methylthiotransferase MtaB, whose product MTVAEVKGTFKLVCLGCRVNQYEIQSYRDQLTFLGYREAADTDPCNLCIINTCAVTRSAESSGRHAIRQICRQNPEAFLVVTGCLGEADKEFFSSLGRQCLLVSNKDKHQLMEAIFPHLKKFPEFRIRSFEGKSRAFIKIQDGCNSFCSYCIIPYLRGRSRSRPAEDILREISDLIAQGFREVVLAGINVGDYNDGRHTLADLIRKVDDLEYLERIRISSIDPEDVQQDLREAILFGKHTCHASHLVLQSGSNAILKLMNRKYLRQDFLHCVESLRAVDSQYAFTTDVIVGFPGETEQDFEDTLRIIEDVGFIKVHIFPFSPRARTKAYAFPAQLPPSVIYERKKYLAAVAEKVAHREMQKRLGKVYSVLVEKIDSQGRAYGHTSYFDMVCFPADPEVSVNSLVDVSMDAIEEGILKGRRV is encoded by the coding sequence ATGACGGTTGCGGAAGTAAAAGGTACATTTAAGCTTGTATGTTTGGGTTGCCGGGTCAATCAATATGAAATTCAGAGTTATCGTGACCAGTTAACTTTTTTGGGTTATCGCGAGGCTGCTGATACGGATCCTTGTAATTTATGTATTATCAATACTTGTGCTGTTACTCGATCAGCAGAAAGTTCAGGGCGTCATGCTATCCGCCAGATATGTAGGCAAAATCCCGAAGCATTTTTAGTTGTTACAGGATGTTTGGGTGAGGCGGACAAGGAGTTTTTTTCTTCGTTGGGTCGTCAGTGTTTGTTGGTCTCGAATAAAGACAAGCATCAGCTTATGGAAGCTATTTTCCCCCATCTTAAAAAATTTCCTGAATTTCGTATTCGGAGTTTTGAGGGGAAATCACGGGCATTCATTAAAATTCAGGACGGGTGCAATTCGTTTTGTTCTTATTGTATTATTCCCTATTTGCGTGGAAGGTCGCGTTCGCGACCTGCAGAAGATATCCTGAGAGAAATTTCTGATTTGATTGCTCAGGGATTTCGAGAAGTGGTTCTTGCGGGGATTAACGTTGGTGATTATAACGATGGACGCCATACGCTAGCGGATTTGATTCGTAAGGTAGATGATTTAGAATACCTAGAAAGAATTCGAATTTCCTCTATAGATCCTGAAGATGTTCAGCAAGATCTTCGTGAGGCAATTCTTTTTGGCAAGCATACGTGTCATGCCTCCCATCTTGTTTTGCAATCAGGTTCTAACGCAATTTTAAAGCTGATGAATCGAAAATATTTACGGCAGGATTTTTTACATTGTGTAGAGTCTTTACGCGCTGTGGATTCTCAGTATGCGTTTACTACAGATGTGATTGTAGGGTTCCCCGGAGAAACTGAACAGGATTTTGAAGATACCCTGCGGATTATTGAGGACGTGGGATTTATTAAAGTACACATTTTCCCTTTTAGCCCTCGAGCTCGTACGAAAGCCTATGCTTTTCCTGCACAATTACCTCCCTCAGTCATTTATGAAAGGAAAAAATATCTAGCTGCTGTTGCTGAAAAAGTAGCTCATCGGGAAATGCAAAAACGCCTAGGAAAAGTGTATAGCGTTCTTGTGGAGAAAATAGATTCTCAAGGCCGAGCATATGGTCATACCTCCTATTTTGATATGGTATGTTTCCCTGCTGACCCTGAAGTCTCCGTGAATTCCTTAGTGGATGTAAGTATGGATGCTATAGAAGAAGGTATCCTTAAGGGACGTCGTGTATGA
- the glgB gene encoding 1,4-alpha-glucan branching protein GlgB — MVERLLSSEDISLLVSGRQVYPHKLLGILPLEESQDRIVLFRPGAHSVAIEFQGHIEYAHAHSAGMFSFPVPKGTLPQDYRIYHQNGLLAHDPYAFPLLWGDWDVFLFRQGNHRRIYDRMGAIPCEVSGVYGVLFVVWAPHAQRVSVVGDFNFWNGLVNPLSKLGDSGIWELFIPGLPEGSVYKWEIVTPSGDVIIKADPYGKSFGPPPQSLSRVVNSNHYVWKDAVWMEQRKKWTKERPLLIYEVHLGSWQWAEGKPLGYREIADRLAQYCQEMHYTHVELLPITEHPLNESWGYQTTGYYAPTWRYGTPEDFQFFVDHLHCRGIGVILDWVPGHFPTDAFALASFDGAPVYESMNQGNPFHPHWGTYTFNYRSQEVVNFLLGSALFWLDKMHIDGLRVDAVSSMLYLDYGRQDGEWTPNVYGGRENLEAIEFLKRLNSIIHEEFPGVLTFAEESTDFPKVTQPVSSGGLGFDYKWNLGWMHDTFRYFQVDSLFRSYHHQDLTFSLWYAFNESYLLPLSHDEVVHGKGSLLAKMLGNSWEKFAHMRLLLSYQICQPGKKLLFMGGEIAQEREWSPGSSLDWHVLQNTENIALHRCVADLNALYCRFPYFWLGDGAPESFLWVDFRDIKNHVIAYYRFAGSDRRQAALCIHHFSPAYFPSYVLHCHGLDTCQLMFTSDSTEYGGSGKGYRNPIICRDSQKEDAWGIDIELPPLATLIFHVTFSVPLSLSH, encoded by the coding sequence ATGGTTGAGAGGCTTCTAAGTTCAGAAGATATTTCCCTACTTGTTTCGGGTAGGCAGGTGTATCCACATAAGTTATTAGGTATTCTTCCTTTAGAGGAATCTCAAGATAGGATTGTGCTTTTCCGTCCTGGAGCACATTCTGTGGCTATAGAGTTTCAAGGTCATATAGAATATGCGCATGCTCACAGCGCGGGGATGTTTTCTTTTCCTGTTCCTAAGGGAACTCTTCCTCAGGATTACCGTATCTATCATCAAAACGGTTTGCTTGCTCACGATCCTTATGCATTTCCTTTGCTTTGGGGAGATTGGGACGTATTTCTGTTTCGTCAGGGGAATCACCGCCGTATTTATGATCGTATGGGAGCGATTCCTTGTGAAGTTTCTGGTGTCTACGGTGTTTTATTTGTTGTTTGGGCTCCTCATGCTCAGCGTGTTTCCGTAGTTGGGGATTTTAATTTTTGGAATGGGTTAGTCAATCCATTAAGTAAGTTAGGGGATTCAGGAATTTGGGAGCTTTTTATTCCTGGTCTTCCTGAGGGATCTGTATACAAATGGGAAATTGTTACTCCCTCAGGAGATGTTATAATTAAAGCGGATCCTTATGGGAAAAGTTTTGGTCCTCCTCCTCAGAGTTTATCTCGGGTTGTGAATAGCAATCACTATGTATGGAAGGATGCTGTATGGATGGAGCAACGCAAGAAATGGACGAAAGAACGTCCTCTACTGATTTATGAAGTACATTTAGGTTCTTGGCAATGGGCAGAGGGAAAACCCTTGGGGTATCGTGAAATTGCCGATAGATTAGCCCAGTATTGTCAAGAAATGCACTATACTCATGTAGAACTTTTGCCGATCACAGAACATCCATTAAATGAGTCTTGGGGATACCAAACAACAGGATACTATGCGCCCACCTGGCGTTATGGAACTCCTGAGGATTTTCAATTTTTTGTGGATCATTTGCATTGTCGGGGAATTGGTGTAATTCTTGATTGGGTACCTGGACATTTTCCTACAGATGCGTTTGCTTTAGCCTCTTTTGATGGTGCTCCTGTATATGAATCAATGAATCAGGGAAATCCTTTTCATCCACACTGGGGGACATATACTTTCAATTATCGTAGTCAAGAGGTGGTAAATTTTCTATTAGGCAGTGCTTTATTTTGGTTGGATAAAATGCATATTGATGGTTTGCGTGTCGATGCTGTGAGTTCGATGCTGTATTTAGATTATGGTCGTCAAGATGGAGAGTGGACCCCGAATGTTTATGGAGGCAGGGAGAATCTTGAGGCTATAGAATTCTTAAAACGGCTAAACTCGATCATTCATGAGGAGTTTCCTGGAGTCTTAACCTTTGCTGAAGAATCCACGGATTTCCCTAAGGTGACACAACCGGTAAGCTCTGGAGGGCTAGGTTTTGATTATAAATGGAACTTAGGATGGATGCACGATACGTTTCGTTATTTTCAAGTAGATTCTCTTTTTCGTTCTTACCATCATCAGGATCTTACTTTTAGCCTTTGGTATGCTTTTAATGAAAGCTATCTTTTACCTCTTTCTCATGATGAAGTTGTCCATGGAAAAGGGAGTTTGTTAGCAAAAATGCTGGGGAATTCTTGGGAGAAGTTTGCTCATATGCGCTTACTTCTGAGTTATCAAATCTGTCAGCCAGGGAAGAAGCTTCTTTTCATGGGGGGAGAGATCGCTCAGGAACGCGAGTGGTCTCCAGGGAGTTCTTTAGATTGGCATGTTCTTCAAAATACAGAAAACATTGCTTTACATCGGTGTGTAGCAGATCTGAATGCTTTATATTGTAGGTTTCCATATTTTTGGCTGGGAGATGGGGCTCCGGAGTCTTTTTTATGGGTAGACTTTCGTGATATTAAGAATCATGTGATTGCCTATTATCGCTTTGCAGGGAGTGATCGTCGTCAGGCGGCTCTTTGTATTCACCATTTCAGTCCAGCATATTTTCCTTCGTATGTTCTTCATTGTCATGGTTTAGATACTTGTCAGCTTATGTTCACTAGTGACTCTACAGAGTATGGGGGATCGGGGAAAGGGTATCGCAATCCTATTATTTGTAGAGATTCTCAAAAGGAAGATGCCTGGGGAATCGATATTGAGTTACCTCCTTTAGCAACACTAATCTTTCATGTTACTTTCTCTGTTCCTCTTTCTTTATCTCATTAA
- a CDS encoding polymorphic outer membrane protein middle domain-containing protein, translating to MYSHTLLFSLLTSLTIVCSHNLLASNATISESLTLDNFENFYPSSITQGKLNDTNLDLDISNNNHFYINGQYSQLSTTGGGGITVNNLNITNNPGPIVFQSNQTTGNGGAIYCQNNCTISNNKQVCCFIENMAGTSKNAGAIQAATLNISHNQGPIQFLNNTADNQGGAITTTSDLMISENYGEITFRNNRCLSGGGVGGSIWVNQTATITQNHAPITFANNQGGSRGCIYANTLTISNNDGVIKFTGNYSFSNTRGSGGGAIYCTTNCNIINNRENIIFANNSSLQNAGGIYTKNLTIRDNGPILFLNNSSNWGGAVQNITGSEQVKAMFYLSADYGDIIFNGNLNTGTNKYYRNSLHSTPHLNLQIGARAGYRVAFYDPIENSHPSSSTLIFNPESHHLGTVLFSGATIPNASQQEADYTSYLRNTTNIAHGTLAVEDGACLAIYSLTQDEGFLRLGNKSVIITNPSSASPPSTTNCNLAITKLALNLPSLLKENAQAPKIWIYPIQGSNNTNYSEDNNPTITISGDLTLVNDNNESPYESLDLANSITKVPFLYLCDNTNKKINVSNLNIEAINNMQHYGYQGIWSPYWEEYSTAGGTTLNTANTSHRMLYADWTATQYYIPNPKFQAPLVANSLWGNLYTIRNNTPTHQIFDDEENHFSILSYGSGTNIHQRTRNHIHGFHMISGGYAVNPSSTTISKQKLAFIFAQQFTHIKEKVSHNKITAKNYLAGMQIQLPWLHQKFITTGYLAYNYGDHKLSSKYVSDNKTSQGIFYTHSFLASFDSTLIFFSRKHYDLATFLEAFAFTSTLSQFEETGDHPRTFATQSPLRAFALPIGILIQTKQNSFITPTLWKFSLTYQPLVYKQSPKILTTLIASNGSWISQGSPVSRHTCSIKIDNETQILHNIKMLFNYQGDISSSTFSNYLHIGSRITF from the coding sequence ATGTATTCGCACACCCTCTTGTTTTCCTTATTAACAAGCTTAACTATAGTTTGTTCTCATAATCTCTTAGCAAGTAATGCGACAATATCCGAATCACTGACCCTGGATAATTTTGAAAATTTCTATCCCTCATCTATAACACAAGGAAAACTCAATGATACTAACCTTGATTTAGATATCTCAAACAACAACCACTTCTATATCAATGGCCAGTATTCTCAACTTTCTACTACAGGAGGAGGAGGAATTACTGTAAACAACCTCAATATCACGAATAATCCTGGACCTATAGTCTTCCAATCAAACCAAACTACAGGAAACGGAGGTGCTATCTATTGCCAGAACAATTGTACTATCTCGAATAATAAACAAGTGTGTTGCTTCATAGAAAATATGGCAGGCACTAGCAAAAATGCTGGAGCTATTCAAGCTGCCACACTCAATATTTCCCATAATCAAGGCCCCATACAATTCCTGAACAATACTGCAGACAATCAAGGAGGGGCTATTACTACAACTAGCGATTTAATGATTAGTGAGAATTATGGTGAAATCACGTTCAGAAATAATCGATGTCTCTCCGGAGGCGGTGTGGGAGGAAGTATATGGGTGAATCAAACCGCAACCATAACACAAAATCATGCGCCGATTACTTTTGCAAATAACCAGGGAGGCAGTCGTGGCTGCATTTACGCAAATACTCTAACTATCTCGAATAATGACGGGGTGATTAAATTCACTGGTAATTATTCCTTTAGTAATACTAGGGGGTCAGGAGGCGGGGCTATTTATTGTACTACTAACTGCAACATAATAAACAATCGAGAAAACATCATTTTTGCCAATAACAGTTCTCTACAAAATGCCGGAGGGATTTATACTAAAAATCTAACCATCCGTGATAATGGTCCTATATTGTTCCTAAACAATAGCTCCAATTGGGGCGGAGCTGTCCAGAATATCACAGGATCAGAACAAGTAAAAGCCATGTTTTACTTATCAGCAGATTATGGCGATATCATCTTCAATGGCAATTTAAATACAGGAACAAATAAATACTATAGAAATTCTCTTCACTCTACACCCCATCTTAACTTACAAATAGGAGCACGTGCTGGATATCGCGTTGCTTTCTATGACCCTATTGAAAACAGCCATCCATCATCGAGTACCTTAATATTCAATCCGGAATCCCACCACTTGGGTACAGTACTTTTCTCTGGAGCTACAATTCCTAATGCTTCTCAACAAGAAGCTGATTATACCAGCTACTTACGTAATACTACAAACATCGCTCACGGAACCTTAGCTGTCGAAGACGGCGCTTGCCTAGCCATCTACTCCCTAACCCAAGATGAGGGGTTCTTACGCCTAGGAAACAAAAGCGTAATAATAACAAATCCATCAAGCGCATCCCCACCCAGTACCACGAATTGTAATTTAGCCATCACTAAACTAGCCCTTAATCTACCTTCTCTACTCAAAGAAAATGCACAAGCACCTAAAATCTGGATTTATCCTATTCAAGGTAGCAATAATACTAACTATTCTGAGGATAACAATCCTACAATCACTATCTCCGGAGATTTAACTCTAGTCAATGACAACAATGAAAGCCCTTATGAATCCTTAGATCTAGCTAATTCCATTACCAAAGTTCCATTTCTTTACCTATGCGACAATACAAATAAAAAAATTAATGTCAGCAATCTAAACATTGAAGCTATTAATAACATGCAACACTATGGCTACCAGGGAATCTGGTCTCCATATTGGGAAGAATATAGCACAGCAGGAGGAACAACTCTAAATACAGCTAATACCTCTCATCGCATGCTCTACGCTGATTGGACTGCTACTCAATACTACATCCCAAACCCAAAATTCCAAGCTCCTCTAGTCGCTAACTCCCTATGGGGAAATCTATACACCATAAGAAACAATACGCCTACACACCAAATATTTGACGACGAAGAAAACCATTTCTCTATCTTAAGCTATGGATCGGGAACAAATATTCATCAACGTACCCGAAATCATATCCATGGATTTCATATGATCTCCGGAGGCTACGCTGTTAACCCTTCTTCGACAACCATATCTAAACAAAAACTCGCCTTCATATTCGCTCAACAATTCACACATATTAAAGAAAAAGTCTCTCATAACAAAATCACAGCAAAAAATTACCTCGCAGGAATGCAAATCCAATTACCTTGGTTACACCAAAAATTCATCACCACAGGGTACCTAGCCTACAATTATGGAGACCATAAGCTATCCTCTAAATACGTAAGCGATAATAAAACCTCTCAAGGAATATTCTATACCCATAGTTTCCTCGCCTCCTTCGACTCTACACTCATCTTCTTCTCACGCAAACACTATGACTTAGCCACATTCCTAGAAGCCTTCGCATTCACCTCAACACTATCCCAATTCGAAGAAACAGGTGATCATCCGCGAACATTTGCAACACAATCCCCCTTAAGGGCTTTCGCTCTACCCATAGGAATCCTTATCCAAACAAAACAAAACAGCTTCATCACACCAACCCTATGGAAATTCTCCCTAACTTATCAGCCTCTCGTATACAAGCAATCCCCTAAAATCCTAACCACATTAATCGCTAGTAATGGATCCTGGATCTCTCAAGGGAGCCCCGTATCACGACACACTTGCTCTATAAAAATCGATAATGAAACACAGATCTTGCATAACATAAAAATGCTATTCAATTACCAAGGAGACATCTCCTCTTCCACTTTCTCAAATTACTTACATATAGGAAGCCGTATCACTTTCTAA
- a CDS encoding autotransporter outer membrane beta-barrel domain-containing protein, which translates to MLSGGYAVNPSSTTISKQKLAFIFAQQFTHIKEKVSHNKIIAKNYLAGMQIQLPWLHQKFITTGYLAYNYGDHKLSSKYVSDNKTSQGIFYTHSFLASFDSTLIFFSRKHYDLATFLEAFAFTSTLSQFEETGDHPRTFATKTPLRILSLPLGIILHAKQNSFATPTLWKFSLTYQPLIYKQSPKILTTLIASNGSWISQGSPVSRHTYSIKIDNETQIFHNIKMLFNYQGDVSSSTFSNYLHIGSHITF; encoded by the coding sequence ATGCTCTCCGGAGGCTACGCTGTTAATCCTTCTTCGACAACCATATCTAAACAAAAACTCGCCTTCATATTCGCTCAACAATTCACACATATTAAAGAAAAAGTTTCTCATAACAAAATCATAGCAAAAAATTACCTCGCAGGAATGCAAATCCAATTACCTTGGTTACACCAAAAATTCATCACCACAGGGTACCTAGCCTACAATTATGGAGACCATAAGCTATCCTCTAAATACGTAAGCGATAATAAAACCTCTCAAGGAATATTCTATACCCATAGTTTCCTCGCCTCCTTCGACTCTACACTCATCTTCTTCTCACGCAAACACTATGACTTAGCCACATTCCTAGAAGCCTTCGCATTCACCTCAACACTATCCCAATTCGAAGAAACAGGTGATCATCCGCGAACATTTGCAACAAAAACACCTCTACGTATACTCTCGCTCCCCTTAGGTATAATTCTCCATGCAAAACAAAATAGCTTTGCCACTCCTACCCTATGGAAATTCTCCCTAACTTACCAGCCTCTCATATACAAGCAATCCCCTAAAATCCTAACCACATTAATCGCTAGTAATGGATCCTGGATCTCTCAAGGTAGCCCCGTATCACGACACACTTACTCTATAAAAATCGATAATGAAACACAGATCTTTCATAACATAAAAATGCTATTCAATTATCAAGGAGATGTCTCCTCTTCCACTTTCTCAAATTACTTACATATAGGAAGCCATATTACATTTTAA
- a CDS encoding Pmp family polymorphic membrane protein autotransporter adhesin produces the protein MYLHAFLFSLLTITTVCSHNLLASNTTISEFLTLDNFENFYPSSITQGKLHDTSLDLDISNNKQFYITGQFTREANQGGGGIAANNLNITNNPGPVIFQANHTIGNGGAVYCQANCIISNNKQLCCFLGNTAGFTEASKNAGAIQAQNINISQNVGSIQFLNNSTTNYGGAVYATNDLTISMNTGEITFKNNRCILSTGSGGSIKAQTATITQNCAPITFANNYGGNHGCIDADTLMISNNDGVIKFTGNYSFSNTVGSGGGAIYCATNCNIINNRENIIFANNSSLQNAGGVYTKNLTISNNGLVLFLNNSSNWGGAVQNIQGTEQVKAMFYLSADYGDIIFNGNLNIGTNKYYRNALHSTPHLNLQIGARSGYRVAFYDPIENSHPSSSTLIFNPESYHLGTVLFSGATIPNASQQEADYTSYLRNTTNIAHGTLAVEDGACLAIYSLTQDEGFLRLGSQSIIVTTKQAGNNGTNGTTANCNLAITKLALNLPSLLKENAQAPKIWIYPNQSNNSYSEDNNPTITISGDLTLVNDNNESPYESLDLANSITKVPFLYLCDNANKKIDVSNLNIEAINNMQHYGYQGIWSPYWEEYSTTGGTTLNTANTSHRMLYADWTATQYYIPNPKFQAPLVANSLWGNLYITRTPPPPNI, from the coding sequence ATGTATTTACACGCCTTCTTGTTTTCCTTATTAACAATAACTACAGTTTGTTCTCATAATCTCTTAGCAAGTAATACGACGATATCCGAATTTCTAACCCTAGATAATTTTGAAAATTTCTATCCCTCATCTATAACACAAGGAAAACTCCATGATACTAGCCTTGATTTAGATATCTCAAACAACAAGCAATTCTATATCACTGGTCAATTTACTCGGGAAGCTAACCAGGGAGGAGGAGGAATTGCCGCGAATAATCTGAATATCACGAATAATCCTGGACCTGTAATCTTCCAAGCAAACCACACCATAGGAAATGGCGGTGCCGTTTATTGTCAAGCCAATTGCATAATTTCGAACAACAAGCAACTATGCTGCTTCTTAGGAAACACAGCAGGATTTACAGAGGCGTCAAAAAATGCTGGAGCTATTCAAGCCCAAAACATTAATATCTCCCAAAATGTAGGCTCTATACAATTTTTAAACAATTCTACAACAAACTACGGAGGAGCTGTTTATGCTACAAACGATCTCACGATTAGTATGAATACTGGTGAGATTACATTTAAAAATAACCGGTGTATTCTAAGCACGGGTAGCGGAGGAAGCATAAAAGCTCAAACAGCTACGATAACACAAAACTGCGCCCCAATTACTTTTGCAAATAATTACGGAGGAAATCATGGCTGCATTGATGCAGACACACTGATGATTTCTAATAATGACGGGGTGATTAAATTCACTGGTAATTATTCCTTTAGTAATACTGTGGGGTCAGGAGGCGGGGCTATTTATTGTGCTACTAACTGCAACATAATAAACAATCGAGAAAACATCATTTTTGCCAATAACAGTTCTCTACAAAATGCCGGAGGTGTTTATACCAAAAATCTCACTATTAGTAATAACGGCCTTGTATTATTCCTTAATAACAGCTCCAATTGGGGAGGCGCTGTCCAAAATATCCAAGGAACAGAACAAGTAAAAGCCATGTTTTACTTGTCAGCAGATTATGGCGATATCATCTTCAATGGCAATTTAAATATAGGAACAAATAAATACTATAGAAATGCTCTTCACTCTACACCCCATCTTAACTTACAAATAGGCGCACGCTCAGGATATCGCGTTGCTTTCTATGACCCTATTGAAAATAGCCATCCATCCTCGAGTACCTTAATATTCAATCCGGAATCTTACCACTTGGGTACAGTGCTTTTTTCAGGAGCTACAATTCCTAATGCTTCTCAACAAGAAGCTGATTATACCAGCTACTTACGCAATACTACAAACATCGCTCATGGAACCTTAGCTGTCGAAGACGGCGCTTGCCTAGCCATCTACTCCCTAACCCAAGATGAAGGATTCTTACGCCTAGGAAGCCAAAGCATAATAGTCACAACAAAACAAGCAGGAAATAATGGCACTAATGGCACTACTGCTAACTGTAATTTAGCCATCACTAAACTAGCTCTTAATCTACCTTCTCTACTCAAAGAAAATGCACAAGCACCTAAAATCTGGATTTATCCTAATCAAAGTAATAATAGCTATTCTGAGGACAACAATCCTACAATCACTATCTCCGGAGATTTAACTCTAGTCAATGACAACAATGAAAGCCCTTATGAATCCTTAGATCTAGCTAATTCCATTACCAAAGTTCCATTTCTTTATCTATGCGACAATGCAAATAAAAAAATTGATGTCAGCAATCTAAACATTGAAGCTATTAATAACATGCAACACTATGGCTACCAGGGAATCTGGTCTCCATATTGGGAAGAATATAGCACAACAGGAGGAACAACTCTAAATACAGCTAATACCTCTCATCGCATGCTCTATGCTGATTGGACTGCTACTCAATACTACATCCCAAACCCAAAATTCCAAGCTCCTCTAGTCGCTAACTCCCTATGGGGAAATCTATACATAACCAGAACCCCCCCCCCCCCAAATATCTGA